From Pontibacter actiniarum, a single genomic window includes:
- a CDS encoding DUF1573 domain-containing protein, producing the protein MKKNLFMAAGLAIALFATSCDNNAGNDTVAESTTGVEAAPAQPIENPNVAGESEVVPAGDAPVMSFEETEYDFGTIKQGETIEHTFEFTNTGESPLIIENASATCGCTVPEWTRTPVAPGEKGTVAVKFNSTGKMGQQQPTVTIRANTQPNIVKVSMKGNVEGSSVPAAGNNGPVRRN; encoded by the coding sequence ATGAAAAAGAATCTGTTTATGGCCGCTGGCCTGGCAATAGCTCTTTTTGCCACCAGCTGCGACAATAACGCAGGCAACGATACCGTAGCCGAGAGCACCACAGGTGTAGAGGCTGCTCCAGCCCAGCCAATCGAGAACCCGAACGTGGCCGGCGAGAGCGAAGTGGTTCCTGCCGGCGATGCGCCGGTGATGTCCTTTGAAGAGACGGAGTATGACTTCGGCACCATCAAGCAGGGCGAGACGATAGAGCACACCTTTGAGTTCACCAACACTGGCGAGTCTCCGCTGATTATTGAGAACGCCTCTGCCACCTGCGGCTGTACCGTGCCGGAGTGGACACGCACCCCTGTTGCACCAGGCGAGAAAGGAACTGTAGCGGTTAAGTTTAACAGCACAGGCAAAATGGGCCAGCAGCAGCCTACGGTTACCATCCGTGCTAACACGCAGCCAAACATCGTGAAAGTATCGATGAAGGGCAACGTGGAGGGCAGCAGCGTGCCGGCAGCCGGTAACAACGGCCCGGTTCGCCGCAATTAA
- the yajC gene encoding preprotein translocase subunit YajC translates to MNTLLLQADGGMLPQLLMFGAIILVFYFFMIRPQQKKVSDQKKFREELTKGMNVVTIGGLHGKLIAIDDDMITLEVDKGVRLVFDKSAVSMEATMKVQKVQ, encoded by the coding sequence ATGAATACTTTACTTCTTCAGGCCGACGGAGGCATGCTGCCACAGCTGCTTATGTTCGGAGCCATCATCCTTGTGTTTTACTTCTTCATGATTCGCCCGCAGCAAAAAAAGGTGAGCGACCAGAAGAAATTCCGCGAGGAGCTGACCAAAGGCATGAACGTTGTCACCATAGGAGGCCTGCACGGCAAGCTGATCGCAATAGACGACGACATGATTACGTTAGAGGTGGACAAAGGCGTTCGCCTTGTGTTTGATAAGTCGGCTGTCTCTATGGAGGCAACCATGAAAGTGCAAAAGGTACAGTAA
- the coaE gene encoding dephospho-CoA kinase (Dephospho-CoA kinase (CoaE) performs the final step in coenzyme A biosynthesis.), translated as MLKIGITGGMGVGKTIVTHMFAVLGVPVYDADSRAKWVMHHHEALRQELLHAFGPETFSEQGELNRTYLAGVVFNNPQRLAQLNSLVHPHVRDDFEVWVASHADKPYVLKEAALMYESEAWKQMDEVIAVYAPMEVRLKRLAHRDAHRTEAEIKAIIAKQLSEEEKMRRAQHVLCNDDRQLVIPQVLALHKSFSSRGA; from the coding sequence ATGCTGAAGATAGGAATAACCGGCGGCATGGGCGTTGGCAAGACCATCGTTACGCATATGTTTGCTGTACTGGGCGTGCCCGTGTACGATGCCGACAGCCGTGCAAAATGGGTCATGCACCACCACGAGGCCCTGCGGCAGGAGTTGCTGCATGCCTTTGGTCCGGAAACCTTCTCGGAGCAGGGGGAGCTTAACCGCACCTACCTCGCTGGTGTCGTTTTTAACAACCCGCAGCGGCTGGCGCAGCTCAACAGCCTCGTGCACCCGCACGTGCGCGACGATTTTGAAGTATGGGTTGCCTCGCACGCAGATAAGCCTTACGTCCTGAAGGAGGCAGCGCTGATGTATGAATCGGAGGCCTGGAAGCAGATGGATGAGGTGATTGCGGTTTATGCGCCAATGGAGGTTAGACTCAAGCGGCTTGCGCACCGCGACGCGCACCGTACCGAGGCTGAAATCAAAGCCATTATAGCCAAGCAACTGAGCGAGGAGGAAAAGATGCGCCGTGCCCAGCACGTGCTCTGCAACGACGACCGGCAGCTGGTTATCCCGCAGGTGCTGGCCCTGCACAAAAGCTTCTCCAGCCGCGGCGCTTAA
- a CDS encoding AsmA-like C-terminal region-containing protein gives MLFYGAAGLVVALGMALALVYAYQDKIIELFVAEANKHIKTKVDVRQISLSLFDKFPQVAVTLDEVNVHEGLPESEESLARADKLYFTFSLWDVLRGEYSVKQFYMEQGEVYVKVLPNGTVNYQVLATDSSTSESSEFSFDLEEINLSEVTVHYIDQQLKQTYEVDAHQLAAALAISPETVDIEANGQATIHTIKLGTGEYFKGKRVNLATALRINRQAQTITLQPSVVEVEKAAYEVAGAIAYGEGTELDLKLNGKNTDVQSLLSLLPQHMAQELNQYRSEGEIYFNGTVKGRASAKHTPQVDVSFGARNASFFHPDVQQRVEKIHLAGSFTNGKRQNAATSVLELKELSGVLNGRPFKGNLKYSNFDNPYIAFDVQGMLDVGYILGLAKLEQVRSGSGLADVRIAFSGNVNEFKARPGNSTLNTTGEITLHNVSLALRELPLPLTSLNGNFIFKRNDVGVSRFTGKLGESDFTINGMFKNVMAWLLLERQRLLVEADFSSNYLNFDQLLSEELNTPEAARTGENYKFIISPNIAFDLSASINRLRFRRFRGKNIRGEVKLRNQVVSTPNISFQAIGGDFAVRGDMDARSRDHIKVSTAAKLTNMSVDSLFYVFENFHQNFIEARHLRGLLTANIVSDVYLNSQLDPKTDLLQAEIVATVRDGQLINFPPMQKMSAFVKRTELANMRFAELHNSFWIQQGTIFIPEMDIRSNLSAAPVVSVSGTHTFDQRMDYKVKLPLFSNRRPDKDARYGTVAEDPDAGNSNLFLTLKGSESDFKIAYDNERVRQKIKTDLKQEGQELLDLLRGKKPKEKEKEVELQEGEYFDFN, from the coding sequence ATGCTATTTTATGGCGCCGCCGGGTTGGTGGTGGCTTTGGGCATGGCGTTGGCGCTGGTGTATGCATATCAGGATAAAATAATCGAGCTTTTTGTGGCAGAGGCGAACAAGCACATCAAAACAAAGGTGGATGTGCGGCAGATTTCGCTCTCACTGTTCGATAAGTTCCCGCAGGTGGCGGTAACGCTGGACGAGGTGAACGTGCACGAGGGGCTGCCGGAGAGCGAGGAGTCGCTGGCGCGGGCCGACAAGCTGTACTTTACCTTTAGCCTGTGGGATGTGCTGCGCGGGGAGTACAGCGTAAAGCAGTTTTACATGGAGCAGGGCGAAGTGTACGTGAAGGTGCTGCCGAACGGCACCGTGAACTACCAGGTGCTTGCTACGGACTCCTCAACCTCCGAAAGCAGCGAATTCTCTTTCGACCTGGAGGAGATAAACCTGAGCGAAGTGACGGTGCACTACATAGACCAGCAGCTGAAGCAAACCTACGAGGTGGACGCGCACCAGCTGGCCGCCGCCCTCGCCATCTCTCCGGAGACCGTTGATATTGAGGCAAACGGGCAGGCGACCATCCACACGATAAAGCTGGGCACGGGCGAGTACTTTAAAGGCAAGCGGGTGAACCTGGCCACGGCGCTGCGCATTAACCGGCAGGCACAGACTATTACGCTGCAGCCATCGGTGGTAGAGGTGGAGAAGGCCGCTTACGAGGTGGCCGGCGCCATCGCCTACGGTGAGGGCACAGAACTGGACCTGAAGCTCAATGGCAAGAACACGGATGTACAGTCGCTGCTCTCATTGCTTCCGCAGCATATGGCACAGGAGCTGAACCAGTACCGCAGCGAAGGCGAAATCTATTTTAACGGTACGGTGAAGGGCCGCGCATCCGCTAAGCACACGCCGCAGGTGGATGTCAGCTTCGGGGCCCGCAACGCCTCGTTTTTTCACCCCGATGTGCAGCAGCGTGTGGAAAAGATACACCTGGCGGGCAGCTTCACGAACGGCAAGCGGCAAAACGCCGCCACCTCGGTGCTGGAGCTAAAGGAGCTGAGCGGTGTGCTGAACGGCCGGCCGTTTAAGGGAAACCTGAAGTACAGCAATTTCGACAACCCCTACATTGCCTTCGATGTGCAGGGGATGCTGGACGTAGGCTATATACTGGGGCTGGCGAAGCTGGAGCAGGTGCGCAGCGGCAGCGGGCTGGCTGACGTGCGCATCGCCTTCTCCGGAAACGTAAACGAGTTTAAGGCCCGCCCGGGCAACAGCACGCTGAACACAACCGGAGAGATCACGCTGCACAACGTGTCGCTGGCTTTGCGGGAGCTGCCGCTGCCACTCACGAGCCTGAACGGCAACTTCATATTTAAGCGGAACGATGTGGGGGTGTCGCGCTTTACTGGCAAGCTGGGAGAGTCGGATTTCACCATCAACGGGATGTTCAAGAACGTAATGGCCTGGCTGCTGCTGGAGCGGCAGCGCCTGCTGGTGGAGGCCGACTTCAGCAGCAACTACCTTAACTTCGATCAGCTGCTGAGCGAGGAGCTAAACACCCCGGAGGCCGCCCGAACCGGCGAGAACTACAAGTTTATTATCTCCCCCAACATTGCCTTCGACCTGAGTGCCTCCATCAACAGGCTTCGGTTTCGGCGCTTCAGAGGCAAGAACATCCGGGGAGAAGTAAAACTGCGCAACCAGGTGGTGTCTACGCCTAACATTTCGTTCCAGGCTATCGGGGGCGACTTTGCGGTGCGGGGCGACATGGACGCCCGCTCCCGTGACCACATAAAGGTGAGTACGGCTGCCAAGCTAACAAACATGAGCGTGGACAGCCTTTTCTACGTGTTCGAGAATTTCCACCAGAACTTTATCGAGGCGCGGCACCTGCGCGGCCTGCTTACGGCTAACATTGTGTCGGATGTATACCTCAATAGCCAGCTGGACCCTAAAACAGACCTGCTGCAGGCCGAGATTGTGGCAACGGTGCGAGACGGGCAGCTGATCAACTTCCCGCCTATGCAGAAGATGTCTGCCTTTGTGAAGCGCACCGAGCTGGCCAACATGCGCTTTGCGGAGCTGCACAACTCCTTCTGGATCCAGCAGGGCACCATCTTTATACCAGAGATGGATATCCGCTCCAACCTGTCTGCGGCCCCTGTGGTGTCGGTATCGGGTACGCACACCTTTGACCAGCGCATGGACTACAAGGTTAAGCTGCCGCTCTTTAGCAACCGCCGGCCCGATAAGGATGCGCGCTACGGCACCGTGGCCGAGGACCCCGATGCAGGCAATAGTAACCTGTTTCTGACGTTAAAGGGCAGTGAGAGCGACTTTAAGATCGCCTACGACAACGAGCGGGTGCGCCAGAAGATAAAGACCGACCTGAAGCAGGAAGGGCAGGAGCTGCTCGATTTGCTGCGTGGGAAAAAGCCAAAGGAAAAAGAGAAGGAGGTGGAGCTGCAGGAGGGCGAATACTTTGACTTCAACTAA
- a CDS encoding mechanosensitive ion channel family protein: MNWEKFVLDSSILRYEFLGNSVAEYLITAGILLFGFIFKTVLSRLLSGLMYKLGKGFWREENLPEFRRLLIQPLEVLLFLVFLYLAFQVLDYPLEPSDLRDGDPFLKTFMFRTYQVFVIVALTWVILRFVDFVGLVFRHRAEKTVSKLDDQLVPFFKDFSKVLVVIFAFLVMLGSVFDVNVTGLVAGLGVGGLAIAFAAKESLENLLASFTIFLDQPFMVGDLVQVGELIGVVEKIGFRSTRIRTLEKSFVTLPNKHMIDKPLDNLTLRTFRRAKFDITLTYSTTSAQIRAITRDIQEYIDQHPRTNQDGRIRFLNLGPHSKDVMVLYFVDTMDWNEFIDIKEEINYRIVEIVEAHGASFAFPTQTLYLHPEEAPKEQQTTGKPHFGGTDFK, from the coding sequence ATGAACTGGGAGAAGTTTGTACTCGACAGCAGTATCCTGCGCTATGAGTTCCTTGGCAATTCTGTGGCCGAGTACCTGATTACCGCAGGCATCCTGCTCTTTGGCTTTATCTTTAAGACCGTGCTGTCCCGGCTGCTGTCGGGGCTGATGTACAAGCTCGGCAAGGGCTTTTGGCGCGAGGAGAACCTGCCAGAGTTCAGGCGCCTGCTTATACAGCCGCTGGAGGTGCTGCTGTTCCTGGTATTCCTGTACCTGGCGTTCCAGGTGCTGGACTACCCTCTGGAGCCAAGCGACCTGCGCGACGGGGATCCGTTCCTGAAGACGTTCATGTTCCGCACCTATCAGGTGTTCGTGATTGTGGCGCTCACGTGGGTTATCCTGCGCTTCGTGGATTTTGTTGGCCTGGTGTTCCGGCACCGCGCCGAAAAGACCGTGTCGAAGCTGGACGACCAGCTGGTGCCTTTCTTCAAGGACTTTTCGAAAGTGCTCGTCGTGATCTTCGCCTTCCTGGTAATGCTGGGATCGGTGTTTGATGTAAACGTGACTGGTTTGGTGGCCGGCCTGGGTGTGGGCGGCCTGGCGATTGCCTTTGCCGCCAAAGAGAGCCTGGAGAACCTGCTGGCCTCTTTCACCATCTTCCTGGACCAGCCGTTTATGGTCGGCGACCTGGTGCAGGTGGGCGAGCTGATCGGGGTGGTGGAAAAGATAGGCTTCCGGAGCACGCGCATCCGCACACTTGAGAAAAGCTTTGTGACGCTGCCCAACAAGCACATGATCGATAAGCCGCTCGACAACCTGACGCTGCGCACGTTCCGGCGGGCAAAGTTCGACATCACCCTGACCTACAGCACAACCTCTGCACAGATCAGGGCCATTACCCGCGATATACAGGAATACATAGACCAGCACCCACGCACCAACCAGGACGGGCGCATACGGTTTCTAAACCTGGGCCCCCACTCCAAGGACGTGATGGTGCTGTACTTTGTGGATACGATGGACTGGAACGAGTTTATCGACATTAAGGAGGAGATCAACTACAGGATTGTAGAGATTGTGGAGGCCCACGGCGCCTCATTCGCCTTCCCTACCCAAACACTGTACCTGCACCCGGAGGAGGCACCTAAAGAACAGCAAACAACAGGCAAGCCACACTTTGGCGGAACTGACTTTAAATAA
- a CDS encoding Glu/Leu/Phe/Val dehydrogenase dimerization domain-containing protein gives MKDLLAKFENKQPEIVFEWKDPETEAEGWVVINSLRGGAAGGGTRMRKGLDKREVESLAKTMEVKFTVSGPAIGGAKSGINFDPADPRKRGVLERWYKAVIPLLKSYYGTGGDLNVDEIHEVIPITEDYGLWHPQEGVVNGHFHATEPQKINKIGQLRQGVVKVIEDPHFSPSTARKYTVADMITGFGVAEAVRHYYSIWGGQFEGKRAIVQGWGNVGAAAAYYLASKGVKVVGIIDRAGGLIKEAGFSFEEITELFLNRQGNALNPDTAGVLSFEEVNSRIWDLPAEIFIPAAASRLVSREQVERMIKSGMEVISSGANVPFQDPEIFFGPTGEYADRNLSVIPDFIANCGMARVFAYLMESEVEITDEAIFTDISNTIRTALEKSHEKQGQKTEIAKTSFEIALSQLL, from the coding sequence ATGAAAGACCTACTCGCAAAATTTGAGAATAAGCAACCAGAAATTGTTTTTGAGTGGAAAGACCCTGAAACAGAGGCCGAAGGCTGGGTCGTGATCAACTCGCTTCGCGGCGGTGCGGCAGGCGGCGGTACCCGCATGCGCAAAGGCCTGGACAAGCGCGAGGTGGAGTCGCTGGCGAAGACCATGGAAGTAAAGTTTACCGTGTCCGGCCCTGCCATCGGCGGCGCCAAGTCCGGCATTAACTTCGACCCGGCCGACCCACGCAAGCGCGGCGTGCTGGAGCGTTGGTACAAGGCTGTTATTCCGCTGCTGAAAAGCTACTACGGCACCGGCGGAGACCTGAATGTGGACGAGATCCACGAGGTGATTCCGATCACGGAGGATTACGGCCTGTGGCACCCGCAGGAAGGGGTGGTAAACGGCCACTTCCACGCCACTGAGCCGCAGAAAATCAACAAGATAGGCCAGCTGCGACAGGGTGTGGTGAAGGTTATCGAAGACCCGCACTTCTCCCCTTCCACGGCCCGTAAGTACACAGTCGCCGATATGATCACCGGCTTTGGCGTCGCCGAGGCTGTACGCCACTACTACAGCATCTGGGGCGGCCAGTTCGAGGGCAAGCGCGCCATTGTACAGGGCTGGGGCAACGTTGGTGCCGCCGCAGCCTACTACCTGGCCTCTAAAGGCGTGAAAGTGGTGGGTATTATAGACAGGGCTGGCGGCCTGATAAAAGAAGCCGGCTTTAGCTTTGAGGAAATCACTGAGCTGTTCCTGAACCGCCAGGGCAATGCCCTGAACCCGGACACGGCAGGTGTGCTCTCCTTTGAGGAGGTAAACAGCCGCATCTGGGATCTTCCGGCGGAAATCTTCATCCCTGCCGCGGCCTCTCGGCTCGTGTCGCGCGAGCAGGTGGAGCGCATGATCAAGAGCGGCATGGAGGTAATCTCCAGCGGCGCTAATGTACCGTTCCAGGACCCGGAGATTTTCTTCGGCCCGACTGGTGAGTACGCAGACCGCAACCTGTCTGTGATTCCGGACTTTATCGCCAACTGCGGCATGGCCCGTGTCTTTGCCTACCTGATGGAGAGCGAAGTGGAGATTACCGACGAGGCTATCTTTACGGATATCTCCAACACGATCCGCACCGCACTTGAGAAATCGCATGAGAAGCAGGGGCAGAAAACGGAAATCGCCAAAACCAGCTTCGAAATTGCCTTGAGCCAGCTGCTCTAA
- a CDS encoding anhydro-N-acetylmuramic acid kinase yields the protein MDTSYHVIGLMSGTSLDGLDIAHCRFTYKSKNWIYEILHTNTLAYSDTLIDQLQGAETASAVELVALDHAFGRFIGQKVQEFVQQHVIQPDFVASHGHTIFHQPDKHISLQLGHGAYIAAHAKLPVVCDFRTLDIALGGQGAPLVPIGDELLFSAYDYCINLGGIANVSYPQNGKRLAFDISACNMLLNRLANSVGKPYDHNGELARSGSLDATLLEALNAPAYFAAPAPKSLGKEWVLEHSLKSVDAGKAPVADRLHTVCRHVAQQIQQALPLLHEGQHRVLLTGGGAFNLYLVEQIQEQLGPKYKVEVPEPEVVAFKEALIFAFLGVLRWRGEHNCLSSVTGATQSNVGGAVYLC from the coding sequence ATGGATACTTCTTATCATGTAATCGGGCTAATGTCCGGGACATCCCTCGATGGCCTCGATATAGCACACTGTAGATTTACGTACAAATCCAAAAATTGGATATATGAGATACTACATACTAATACATTAGCATATTCCGATACTCTAATTGACCAACTCCAAGGTGCCGAGACGGCGAGCGCCGTAGAGCTGGTGGCATTAGACCACGCTTTCGGCCGGTTTATCGGCCAGAAGGTGCAGGAATTTGTACAGCAACACGTAATACAACCGGACTTTGTTGCCTCCCACGGCCACACCATCTTCCACCAGCCGGATAAGCACATCTCTTTGCAGCTGGGCCACGGGGCATACATCGCTGCGCACGCCAAACTGCCTGTCGTCTGCGACTTCCGGACGCTGGACATTGCCCTGGGCGGGCAGGGCGCGCCACTCGTGCCCATCGGAGACGAGCTGCTTTTCAGCGCCTACGACTACTGCATTAACCTGGGAGGCATCGCCAATGTTTCTTACCCACAGAACGGCAAGCGCTTAGCCTTTGATATAAGCGCCTGCAACATGCTGCTGAACAGGCTGGCCAACAGCGTAGGGAAGCCCTATGACCATAACGGGGAACTGGCACGCTCCGGCTCTCTGGACGCTACGCTGCTGGAGGCTCTTAACGCTCCTGCCTACTTTGCTGCGCCTGCCCCAAAATCGCTGGGCAAGGAGTGGGTGCTGGAGCACAGCCTGAAAAGCGTGGATGCCGGCAAGGCCCCTGTAGCCGACAGGCTGCACACTGTTTGCCGCCACGTTGCGCAGCAGATACAGCAGGCGCTGCCACTGCTGCATGAGGGCCAGCACCGGGTACTGCTTACCGGCGGGGGCGCGTTTAACCTGTACCTGGTAGAGCAGATACAGGAGCAGCTGGGGCCGAAGTATAAGGTGGAAGTGCCGGAGCCGGAGGTGGTGGCCTTTAAGGAGGCGCTGATCTTTGCCTTTCTGGGCGTGCTGCGCTGGCGTGGCGAACACAACTGCCTCAGCAGCGTAACCGGGGCTACCCAAAGCAACGTCGGCGGTGCCGTTTACCTTTGCTAA
- a CDS encoding ArsR/SmtB family transcription factor, which translates to MKSLLSRVESKKIDKAAAMLKVLAHPKRLAIVDLLGKEDKMTVTEIYKQLDLPQAIASQHLITLKDKGVLSSFKVGTKIYYSLAIPKLIDVIDCLEECCIDI; encoded by the coding sequence ATGAAAAGTTTGTTGTCAAGAGTTGAGTCGAAGAAGATAGATAAGGCAGCGGCCATGCTAAAGGTACTGGCCCACCCGAAGAGATTAGCGATAGTGGATTTGCTCGGAAAAGAGGATAAAATGACTGTTACTGAGATATATAAGCAGTTAGACCTGCCCCAGGCAATCGCATCGCAGCACCTGATTACACTGAAAGACAAGGGCGTGCTCTCGTCTTTTAAAGTGGGAACGAAGATATATTATTCGCTGGCAATCCCGAAGCTGATCGACGTGATCGATTGCCTGGAGGAGTGCTGCATCGACATTTAA
- the hemA gene encoding glutamyl-tRNA reductase, whose protein sequence is MLQNFKAISLSYKKAPLDIRELIALDETSCRLFLQTLKSFIQASDILVLSTCNRTEVYYNADTDYSAEIVKLLGITKGIDNISRYLDYFTILNEHNDAVQHLFDVSMGLESQVVGDMQISNQVKVAYQWSADNETAGPFLHRLMHTIFFTNKRVVQETSFRDGAASTSYAAIELIEELTADVVDPSILVVGLGEIGADVCRNLKDLGYKNVRITNRTQAKAKALAEECQMEVLPFENIVQGLKEADVIISSVARETPFFTKEMVKRLNVLTFKFFIDLSVPRSVEQEVESVPGVLVYNIDTIQNKASEALQRRINSVPKVKEIIYESIEQFNDWSKEMMVSPTINRLKNALETIRQEEMARYMKKLGPKETKLVDNITKSMMQKIIKLPVLQLKAACKRGEAETLIDLLNDLFNLENQPADVEHRSE, encoded by the coding sequence ATGCTTCAGAACTTTAAAGCAATCAGCCTGTCGTATAAGAAAGCGCCGTTGGATATCAGGGAACTGATTGCCTTAGATGAAACCTCCTGCAGGCTTTTCCTTCAGACGCTCAAAAGCTTTATACAGGCTTCTGATATACTAGTACTCTCTACCTGCAACCGCACCGAAGTATACTACAACGCCGATACCGACTATAGTGCCGAGATTGTGAAACTGCTCGGCATCACCAAGGGCATCGACAACATCTCCAGGTACTTAGACTATTTCACCATCCTGAACGAGCACAACGATGCCGTGCAGCACCTTTTCGACGTGTCGATGGGGCTGGAGTCGCAGGTGGTGGGCGATATGCAGATCTCGAACCAGGTAAAGGTGGCTTACCAGTGGAGTGCCGACAACGAAACGGCCGGCCCTTTCCTGCACCGCCTGATGCACACGATCTTCTTCACCAACAAGCGCGTGGTGCAGGAGACCTCCTTCCGGGACGGCGCCGCCTCTACCTCCTATGCCGCCATTGAGCTGATCGAGGAGCTGACCGCTGACGTTGTGGACCCAAGTATACTGGTGGTAGGCTTAGGGGAGATTGGCGCCGATGTGTGCCGCAACCTGAAAGACCTCGGCTATAAGAACGTCAGAATCACCAACCGCACGCAGGCCAAGGCCAAGGCGCTGGCCGAAGAGTGCCAGATGGAGGTGCTGCCGTTCGAGAACATCGTGCAGGGCCTGAAAGAAGCGGATGTGATTATCTCGTCTGTAGCCCGGGAAACGCCTTTCTTTACCAAGGAGATGGTGAAGCGCCTGAATGTACTGACCTTTAAGTTCTTTATTGACCTGTCGGTGCCACGCAGCGTGGAGCAGGAGGTGGAGAGTGTGCCGGGCGTGCTGGTGTACAACATCGACACCATTCAGAACAAAGCCTCTGAAGCGCTGCAGCGCCGCATTAACTCCGTTCCGAAAGTAAAGGAGATCATCTACGAATCGATTGAGCAGTTTAACGACTGGTCGAAGGAGATGATGGTATCGCCGACAATCAACCGCCTGAAGAACGCACTGGAAACGATCCGCCAGGAGGAGATGGCCCGCTACATGAAGAAGCTGGGCCCGAAAGAGACAAAACTGGTCGACAACATCACCAAGTCGATGATGCAGAAGATCATAAAATTGCCGGTGCTCCAGCTAAAGGCTGCCTGCAAGCGCGGCGAGGCCGAGACGCTCATCGACCTGCTCAACGACCTGTTTAACCTGGAGAACCAGCCGGCCGACGTAGAGCACAGATCTGAGTAA
- a CDS encoding ATP-binding protein, with protein sequence MIPIYSQKNRIKLVVVIIALIIGAATITYTNILVSKLSEREQELVQLYAKGLRYMINAPSDDNIVFIEEEILSSNTTVPVILTDEKENILDSKNIDIPENISDKPDKINEFLQHQIEKMKAQHEPIVVPWAEGSVNYVFYKDSELLSQLRYYPYVQLIVISCFALIAYFAFSYSRRAEQNRVWVGLAKETAHQLGTPLSSLMAWYEYIKANPKFENEPILEELGKDVRRLEVITERFSNIGSVPTLRDENILQVTQNAINYLQNRISRKVAFTVESNFAADITAKVNVSLYDWVIENICKNAVDAMEGRGSINIQLVLLGKGSIAVDITDTGKGIPKSKVDSVFLPGFTTKRRGWGLGLALAKRIIDNYHEGRLYVKWSELGKGTTFRIVLNR encoded by the coding sequence ATGATCCCCATTTACTCCCAGAAGAACAGAATAAAACTCGTTGTTGTTATCATTGCTCTTATCATCGGTGCCGCCACCATTACCTATACTAACATACTTGTCAGCAAGTTATCGGAGCGGGAGCAGGAGCTGGTGCAGCTGTATGCCAAGGGCCTCCGCTACATGATCAACGCCCCCAGCGACGACAACATCGTGTTTATCGAGGAGGAGATCCTTTCCTCCAACACCACGGTTCCTGTTATCCTGACGGATGAAAAGGAGAATATTCTCGATTCTAAGAACATCGATATACCCGAAAACATTTCGGACAAGCCAGATAAAATAAACGAGTTCCTGCAGCACCAGATCGAGAAGATGAAGGCCCAGCACGAGCCGATCGTGGTGCCTTGGGCGGAGGGCTCGGTGAACTACGTGTTTTATAAGGATTCTGAGTTGCTCTCGCAGCTGCGCTACTACCCGTACGTGCAGCTGATCGTGATCTCCTGCTTTGCCCTGATCGCTTACTTTGCCTTCAGCTACTCCCGCCGCGCCGAGCAGAACAGGGTATGGGTGGGCCTGGCCAAGGAAACAGCGCACCAGCTGGGCACGCCGCTCTCGTCGCTGATGGCGTGGTATGAGTACATCAAAGCCAACCCTAAGTTCGAAAACGAGCCGATACTGGAAGAGCTGGGCAAGGATGTGCGGCGCCTGGAGGTGATCACAGAGCGCTTCTCCAACATCGGCTCGGTGCCGACGCTGCGTGATGAGAACATTCTGCAGGTGACGCAGAACGCCATCAACTACCTGCAGAACCGCATTTCGCGCAAGGTGGCCTTTACGGTGGAGTCTAACTTTGCGGCCGATATTACGGCCAAGGTAAACGTGTCGCTGTACGACTGGGTGATTGAGAACATCTGCAAGAATGCCGTGGATGCCATGGAAGGCCGCGGGAGTATAAACATTCAGCTGGTGCTGCTGGGCAAGGGCAGCATTGCCGTGGACATCACGGACACCGGCAAGGGCATCCCCAAAAGCAAGGTAGACTCGGTGTTCCTGCCGGGCTTCACCACGAAGCGGCGCGGCTGGGGCCTGGGCCTGGCGCTTGCCAAACGCATTATCGACAACTACCACGAGGGCAGGCTGTACGTGAAGTGGTCGGAGCTCGGGAAAGGCACCACCTTCCGGATTGTGCTGAACAGGTAG